tgttgtgtgaccgatccttgtaattggtgtaaccgatcctagtgaccggtgtgaccgatcacaagtagataccatgtttaggtagaactgatcctagtgattggtataacggATGTGAACCCATGTACGTGACTTGGTGGGAccaatcacaactaaccattgtgacttggtatgaccaatcacatagtagccttggaatactggcaaaccagttctaaacttgtttggaagtgtggtagaaccgattccaatAAGCAactccatgtaaatatgaaataaggatttgcagtgaaaagatgtcaacatactttgaacacgagcactaatttattgttcaaagatatttcatggtactcaaggtgatccggtgccgaaataaattaagaatcttttaattaaggtttttggttttctatgctttaattaccagcaattaatgcataactccggagaataaaaattattaatgtgcatttactaattggagattttctattgagagatttcggaaaatattgaaccaacatttatattggaattatgaaaaccgaatttgggcattcactgcatatcttgagaatatttttggctttggaaattccttggtgtcccaacatccttggtctacaacttaagtttgcatatctagcaaactatcctaagagccaggcaaacttcatttcttgttgtttctggtggatccgttTATTCAGAgagaaaagtatcctaattaggtgaaatctcttacgaccgctcgtttaaagacttttgtgggatcaagaagctttacgagtaccgttggtgggaaactagataattgcagtgttagtgttttcgatttgatttgattgactaacggttgttgaaactttgattgcacctagtttgtttatgcttgaataaAATCTTCTCTCCTGATAATAGATTTACTCAGACTAGATaaaagtatcgacgggatttttaaaactattgttagatctaaagacatcttgtgataatccattgttaacagactctgttttgtgtgtgattgatcacaagagatttaagtggtgttgtgcaggtatttgaagataatagaagatttgaagacgaagaataattcttattagttttcgtatcttgtggatttagtgcacagaccttgatcggttgggatccaacttgaatcgatttatctttgataaatatgattgattagttgcgtgagatcgacattctctatatttctctttgagatctatattgattgagtgcgaacctatacttgactatttcgatagttatagttagattgatctaactagataaatgaatttattatattaaacggaagagactttgttACCAACTCATATATACATTGtatcaagattgattagagtggttaccaaacagactattcctttgttgtttggaatatgttcctaaggacttgctattcacgtgcgtgactttaGAATTATAAGGCACAGGGGTACTgaaggaactaagtagctaggggtagtattcttggtctcaattatacaaagttggtattagattttgtataacggcttaattctgagagtattcaaaactggactacgtCCAGGGATtcttctgtatttgcggtttcctcgctaacaaaatctttttgtgtcatttactttagttttccacattataaatgttttattataattaaagtaaattgcactttacgttaactccgtaGTACTTCatagtgatcttatagagtttggttattactgaacctattatcaagtacacactttgttgtagtagagtctcgatcttgtatccagagtcaatcacacaagttatcttgttgttgtactgtctcgatatcgtatccataaatgatcacacgaagtgtgaaccgaattgtcgtattgtctcgaatttttccatagacgatcacattcgataGAGGACTTATATGTTGAAATAAAATCGACTTTACGAGATAATTAATATTTGatcaaatctctaaaaacactatagacttatttgatcacatgatagtgactcaaggttaaagccttaagtgtttatgaaaataaatattaagcttatagtttcggctaaccaccttgaacatagtccttatacacggttcggttacggtttcacctaactggattgtatatcttgtttatgtaaatcagatacaaagattcatctaacgctggatattgattgcttggttccaaagctatcttagattaaatctaaagcaacctatgctttgaatttctataaaagataaactttaagcaactaggatctttgaatctcaacactacttttcttggtgtgtcctagttgttactagagtcgtcctcttcctaaaacatTTTCAGGGTTTagcgacttcaaagacttcactgggatctgtgaagccaggtctagttatcttttatcttgataactcaagTATCCTGAGTTtttcacttgaacaagatagatagaaatcatcaaagttctcttcgtctcagactttgttgataccgcaagttttatacttgtgaggcgaataataatctaggctgcacttcgagttgcataagtccgaattttgaggttagctagactttgtctattgctatcaatttccatcaccttgatcaaactttttgatcgtaaaggaaatcacatatatgctTAATCTCTGGGAGGAAGTttaatttaaagtcttcaattgagttgaagcaactcttagttggcgtgacgtcagctaagggaatcaacaatGCCGACTGTCCTTTTTTTCGATACAGAGAAGTCGACTAACAATCAATTTCTGCAGTCGGTATACATGAAACGTGACCCGATAGTGCCGACACTGTCAACTTCATGCCACATACGGGTACACTAAATCCAATCGGACGATTCAAAACTTTTCAAAGTTGGTTTTTCAAAAAGAGATCTAATTACTTCGCGTACACCAAATTATTTAAGTTTGACCGCCCCAACAGTCGACGTTGATTAATAATTTGTTTTCACATAGTTCTCTGATCTAAATTCAGTTGGAGGATTtaaaaattttcaaacttttcaaaAAACTTGACCGAGCAATAATAGGCATTGAATTCATCATGAAGACAATACCGACAGAAAccctgaaattgaaatttgaactCCAGTTTTTTGATTTATATCCTAAAAATCAATCAAGTGAATATTAATCGACGAATTCATTTgcgattttatttttttagaaagtaTTAATCAATGAAGAAATTTTGGAATCAACGGTCGGAAATaatgaagaagaggaaaaaaagagaaaaaatcggCCCCATACAGAAGAAAAGATAACGTGGGATACAAAATGATTTAGGTTTTAGTTCTCTTTTAATTTTATTATGGTAAAAGATAGTATGATTTTTTCATCGGAAAATTATCCCTTAGCCAAAATCCGGTCCTATTTAAATTGGAGTATTCCCAATTTGTGGCACTATCCCAagcaaaaaaaatcacaaaataacGGGCCACTGGCACTATGCGGATCAGCCAATACGGCAAAGCACGGTTCACAGTGCCGGTCCGTTCTGCTTCTGAGTTAACTGATGGTCAATTGAATCTGATATTGCCTTTGAacctgactttccttttcttcCCGCATGAGTCTTCGGTGTTTCTTTAGCTGTCAAACAAACAGAACATCAAACGGAAATGAGTTCTCCTCATCCTTCTCTGGTTCGTTTAAACATCGGtgagaaaaatatatacacactCTTAGCCTTTTCTTTTTCGATATTGCATTCGTCTGACTCTCTTTGATCATAAAATTTGttgctttaattttaatttcacatTTATTTGGATCAAACAAGTTCGATTTGATCGATtttttattactttttatttCGAATGAAAATCCCTAATTATTCAATTACCAATAAGTATTGGAATTTTATTTGTACTAATGTTTTTATGTTCATAGGTGGGAAGAAATTTAGCACAACTGTTGACACCTTAACTCAAAGAGAGCCGGATTCAATGCTTGCAGCAATGTTTAGTGGTCGCCACACATTGTCTCAGGACTCTGAAAAGGTTCTTATTTGCCCGTTATACCTTGAATTTTGTTTATGACCGAATTGGCTTTTCTGAGATCTCTTAAATACTGCACAAGTATTCTCAGTTAGTAGAATACTGATTCAAGTATGGACATGGTACGGATTAGGTAGAAATGTTTATCATTTATTAGATGTCGGTTTAGTATTAGAACAAAAGACTCATACCCGAAAAGAAGTAGGTATGGAGTTGCCAATCATACGTTGTGATGGCCAAGAGAGGGCTATGCTAATGGTTTGCTTCTTCCTATCCTTCACAATGTATCACATTTATCATCGACACCTCATTGCATGTTACTTTATGTTATTAACCCATTATAAGGTTTGATATTGTTCTTTTAGTATACAGCACTTCATTCTGGCGAAATGAATGCTCCAAATACACCTTTATCGCATTTAAACTGCGTGTCGGTGTGCTTGAATAGTCACGGAAGTGTAAAACACTTTTACCAGAACAAAAGACTCATTGTTGATCGTATTCAGTTGGTTAATATATATAAACAGTGTTGTTTTACTTGTACATATGATCCGTCAATGCGCATTAGGATTGTGTAACTATTTAACTATGAAATTGAAAACTTTATATAGCAGTAAATAGTTTTTGCTTGTCTCACCCCTAACTCGGATATCAGTATCGGCACGACCTCCTTCTGTTTCCAGCAGGCAGACTCAAAACTTAAGTCTCAGCACAAGTAGTTTTAGTTTCTTCCTTTTCACTCTATCATCCTAtcaccacttttcatctttaataCCAGTATCTTTTTTTTTACTCAAAGAGCACTACAAGTTATTAGGCAAGGGATTcatctccaaagaaaagaaagaaagacatGTTTTCCAATCTATAGTAGTAAAGAAGAAGTTAAAGAAAGCACTACCAACAGACTTCAAGTTCGGTCTTTTTCCCCCTCATCTCTTGAGGTGTTTCAGTCAACGAAGCACTTCTCATTCACTCTTTTACAGAAGTTCGATCTCATTGCAGGCCTCAAAATGTCTGGGAGTCTTGAGAATAAGCAATTGAGATATTTTCCAAGTCCAACCACTTCAAAGATATGCTTAAACAAACAAAGTTTGTCTTAACACGAAACACTACACCTGCAGAAATCTTCAATGATTTTTCGCATTTAGTCATCTTTTGCCGATTTACTATGTTACTGACTGGTGCACAAATCTGCTAACTCACAACATCTGGGAAAAATCGTGATGGGTTTTAAGCTAGAAGTGATATTTCAAAGGTGCCTCAGGTTATAACATAGTAAATTGGCAAAAGACGACTAGATATGAAAACTCAGGTTATCACATGCATGCAACTATGCAAGACTTCATTTGATGGAAAATGTAAATAACTGCTGAATTTCATTTTTTGGGGTGCTACTAAATGTGATTTTAGATCACCTTTTATCAAGCTATtgcataaaatttcttaaaatttaTCGCTAAAGGACTTACTAGGAATGAGATTCTACTACGTTGTCCACTTATTAAAATTTGCATTGTGTAACAGTAGATGTACTCAAGTACGAAGAATTTGAATCAGCATTTTTTGTATAATACATGATTGTTGCAGGGGCCTGTGTTTGTTGATAGAGATGGTAAACATTTTCGGCATATTTTAAACTGGTTGAGGGATGGTGTTATTCCAGTACTTAAAGACTCAGAGTATTTGGAACTTTTACGAGAGGCAGAATATTATCAGCTACTTGTAAGTTGTTACTCTCGCTCTAGAATATGTCTTATGCAATCATACTGTTTTAGTAGTTTGAGTGATACTGTGAAGTTTTCGTGATACTGTGAAGTTTTCTAACTAAGAAATTCTGAACATAttttacttatttgatattttaaattcttatcatgcaaGTATGATACTTAGTAAGATGCTACGTTTATCCAGAGACAGTTTAACGCTAACTTCAAGTTTTCGACTTAAGGGGTCCAGATGCACCCTATAATGTGACAGCAAGTACACAGCACATCACAAGTCATCAAGCTCATCGAATTCGCCACTCATTCCTTCCGGGAAAACACACACTAATTTTTTAATCTCATTTATTGCTATCCACAACTATAGTCAGCCATCAGCTCTACATTTTACTCACTATCACAGTACATTTGATCATAAGCAACAAAGTTAACATGGATAAGAAATTATACACAATAAAAGAAGTTTCTACAAGTATCCTACCAATATAGTCTTTCATCAAAGATGGATTTTCTTCATGATGCAAAAATAGTGTATTTAAATAACTAACTTAGATATTAATCCTGTGGCTTCAGACTCAATCAAAGTTACCTTAACAATTCATATAATTATCACCTTAATAATAAGGTTAATCCATTATGCAAATCAACAGGTTCTTTTGTTCAGATCTTATCAAGATGTAGATCGAAGCTCCTaaaaagataaacaaagaaaTATCGATCTTTTCTAGTATAGCAAAACTGTAACATCGCTTGCCTTAAATGGCTTTACGGTTTCTGTTTTACTGATACGCGGCAGTTACGATACGTGTTGCACAATTTTTTGTGGGACTTCTTTTTAATATGAAGATAAATAAACTGAGAGTTAGGTATAGTTGTGGATGGTGATAGATGAAGCTGTAGGAATTTATTTTAATAGTGTCCTGTTTATGGGTACATCAGCGGCCAGCCTTTATTTTTGGAATGAGATTAGCTTAATACTTGCTCAAACCATCAAATGGTATTTTTTATGTCTCTCATTGACTAGCGTGTAAAGATTCTGGGCGATATCTGTACTGTTTGTTTCTGCTAATCAAGTTCCCAAACTGAGTAGGTTTATCAAGAAATGAGTGAGATTCCAAATATTTAACATAACCTGAGTGAATTACTGCAGGGTCTGGTTGAGGGGATCAATAAGGTATCGAGCTGGAGAAGGGATGAAGATGAACCAAAAGAGAATTTGAAAGCTGAATTGACTCGCACAGATATCATTAAATGCATTCAGTCAGAGAAAGTCAGATTTCGAGGATTGAATCTATCAGGGCTTGATCTATCTAAACTGGCAAGTCTTCCTAGCCTCTGGCCAGTATTCAATTCGAGGACTACTATGTATGACAATCCCTGTGAAGTATTTGTCTGTTGGAGGCATCTTTGGTATTTACTGTAGAAAATTAGAATTGGAGTCCCGCTTCTTAAGTTTCACTTGCAATTTGATTTTTGCATAAAAGTAGTGTTTTTAAGTGTCTTTCCTCATTTAACTTAGATATTCTTGTATAATATTCTCTTCTTATCTTGCTAAATAAACATTTTCCCCCTTTGATTTAGGCGTTACACTTACTTTTCTGCTATGCAGTTCTTTCACAAATCCTTCTTGATATTAAACATTTATGATGACGAGGCATTCTATGAGATATATTTTTCATCCTATGTGTTGTTCTGAACTTTGCAGGATCTGTCATACGTGGACTTCAGCTTTGCATGCCTTAAGAATGTGTTCTTCTCACGTGCAAACCTTCAATGCGCAAAATTCAAGGTAGGTTTAGTCTACCATTTCTTAGAAGACCTTTGTTTGTTTGTTCTTTAACTCTCTAATAAGGGTGAGTGGCTATTTCTTGTACTATTTATATGTGCTTGAAAACATAATCGTCTGATTCTGTGTGCATTAAGTAATATAGGTTTTCAATGTTAGGTTTTCAATATTTCTTGAAATGTCGCTAAATATATTcactctcattttatcaaataacACTTGTATTTGTTAGAGTGCTGGTATCTATGACTTTAATCCTATTGTGTAACTTACATCATTAATACGATGGTAAATTTTGGTATCTGGTTAAGGAATTGCACAGCAGTTAAAACACATCTATGCTCTAAATCCCATCGTTTTATTTGTAATAAAAAGGTTTAAGGTCCTACAAAAGTATAGGCACAAACCAAAAAAGTGCAAGGGGATGGAAACTTATTCGGCTGATGTAATCAAGTCAGCCTAGTTCCTTTCTCCTGGCTCTTCGATGAggtataattagggtttcatagtaAATGCATGTACTGGTCTAATGAGAATGAGGTTTCATTTCACGTACTCTAAATGTTATCGAGTTAGTGTGTAAAATCTTAGCCAAGGCTTTATATGTATCTAATAAAATGGTAAAGCTATCCTTTCTAAACTCCATAATGCTATTCATAGGCCCCCTAAGTTTGTTTCACAAGATGTCAGAACAAGCATTCCCAAGTTTTTATTAGCGTGATTGCTTTTCTgtaagaaataacaaaaaattcCGTTCCCTAGGAGATCGAATTTCCCTTGATATTAAAACTTCCTGTGCAAATATgccttttctttttttatcttttgtttgtACTTCAGACTTACTGGTTCTATTACAGGATGTGGATGCTGGTGGTTCCATATTCCACAATGCAAATCTACGTGAGTAAGTAATTTCATGAAGAActtaaccgttttttttttttcaaactttgCTTTTGTGGATACTAGTTTAGAAGCCCAGAATATTAACATTTAGTTTTCAGTATTAATGCTTAAAAAAGGGTCCCCTGTGACAGCATTAGCATCAAAAAGGTGTTAGATTTATCTTTTTTCTTAGTTTGCCTTCATCTCCTGTTGGAAATCTTCAGGGTTCATGTAAAGCGTCCTGCCATTTGTTAGTGGCAGGCTGGCAGTGAGGTGATTTTTGATAGGCTAAATAAGTGAATATTAAATGTTTGTTTTCGGCAAGCCATAGGCAAAACATCAAAATGTTTAGCTTAGACATCAGAGATAAGACATTGAATGGGTTTTTGTGCACTGCAGTGAGGATATGAAATAGCTTAAGACATCAAACTACGTAATCGCTACAATCCTGTCAAacaaaaggatattgtgattTGCTATGATGAAAAGCAACAGTAACAACTTGTACAATTAAAATCATAATTGGTTACTTCACTAAGTATTAATAATAGTTGTTGGTAATTCCCTTAGAGATCTAGCGCGCATTAAGTAATCACACTATACCCAGTAACTTCTGATGAATAACTTTAGTCACAAAATGTCACCATAgtatggttgtgggagcatttgaTGTCTCCTCATTGTCCTTGCACTTATGCACGGTGTGGGTGAGCGTCAGATTTCTTGCAAGCCAATCTTCGAGGGTGGCTTTTATGGTTTTAATCCACTTTTGATAAACTATTGAAAGGAGaaatttctctcttcttcttcttcttttttttttctttttattttttctgttttAAATGTTTATTTTCTTTCGCATTTGTGCTGAATGCTTTTTCATGCCTAGGGAAGGTGTGAATTCACTGGTGCAAATCTACAGGGAGCATTATTAGCTGGAGCTAATCTGCAAAGTGCAAATTTGCAAGGTATGTTGCCAAGTTTTCTTTGCTAATTTATGTCTTCGGGATAACTAATATTTCCTCTTTTAAAGTTTTCAAGCATTTGACCTTCAAGTAAGCATCCAGCTGTCTTTGCTGTCTTTGTTATATCAATGATGCTTTCTGAATCCACACTACATATTTGTGATTGTTCAGATGCATGCTTGATAGAGTGTAGCTTTTGTGGAGCAGATCTCCGCACCGCCCATTTGCAGGTGGAGCTGTCTTGACATAAGCTTTTTCTCATGCTCCTTACATTTTCATCTTTCTTACATGATGCAACATCGGAACTAAACTAATTACTAGTGTCCATCCTACTAGAATCATACTGATCTTTTAAGCCTTTCAGACTGCTGATCTCACTAATGCTAATTTGGAAGGAGCTAATCTGGAAGGGGCTAATTTAAAGGTAAATTTCTCTTTATCACAATCAAACAGTCCCATGCAGATGATATTGGAGATATGGTTACCACTTTGTGTCTAGTCAGTTGTTCGATACAATTTCGTTCTTGGTGTTGGAACTAGGATCAGGAAGAATGAAAGAAAGAAGGCCCTTATATGTAGCTATTTAAAGTGATCATGTAATTTTTAGGGACTTTGATATCTTTACATCATTCTTGTGGTCCCAATCATATATCTAAGTATAAGTGATACAGACTGGGATGTATGGTCCTGATCATACGTAAGCCTTTCTTCTAGCCTACCCCAACTTGTTTGGGACTAAAGgcttagttgttgttgttgttgcaggaCACTCGAAATACACGATCTATCACTTGGCTATGCGTTTTTTTTTAGCTTAGGTAGATCTAAACACACTACTTCATCATATTTTCATACGAACAAATTCATGATGTACAATAGTAGAGAAATAGAAGCAAGAGCTGTGCACCGTGTTAATTATTCCATAATGTTCTGGGATCATGATTTCCATATTAACATTCATATATTTCAAAGTATTACAAGTGTGAATGTACTCTCATACAGGCCTTCCTGAAGCAGCCAATTTGGTCATGCTGTAAAATTTTCTTTTCCTATTCAGCAACTGCTCACGGTTCTTGTTTCTTAAAAATGCGGCAGCTTTCTCTCTCATGCTTTCTTGTACCTTCATTACGTCAATAGACCACAAGATCGCTGTAAATGATTCTGATAAAGCATAACGCATTGGAGGCTAATTTCTGAGTTATCTGTTTACAGGGGGCGGTGTTAAGTGGTGCTAATCTGCAGGGTGCAAACCTTCAAAGAGCCTACCTAAGACATGTCGACTTACGTGATACGGTGAGTAAATTAGATAAAATTTTGTGTTTCATTGTGAAAGTATTTCACTTTCTATCTTATTGGTGTCATCATCGAACATACTTAAAGGTGACACTGAATCTGGTTACGGGTATCTACAGAAAAGTTAGCTTGGTACATTATGCAACTGGGCATCAGAACATGATTAACCATCCTTTACTAACACCACTTTATTTTACAAACATCGAAAATAGAAATAAATTGAGAAGTGTGAAAGCTTTTGGTTACAAATGGAGACTTTTCTCTATAAATCGTTAACAAGAAAATAATCCATCAAAATCAAGTGTAACTTGTTGCATTAGCGTGCAGCTGTTCAGCTGTTAGATTCAACTGAGAACTGCTAAATTTGTTTCTTCGTTCTCGACACTCGAGTAACAACAATTATCTGTTCATCGTGTTCTCTTAAGGGTTACACTTTGCAACCATAGACCTTGTTATCTTGTTGAAACTACGAATAAGATGTCCTTGAAGAATTGTGCATTAAGCTTGTGAACTAGTTCGTGACTTTGTTCTACAGTTACAAACTCCTATTTTACAGACTGCAAAAGTCATAATTTTTTGGTCTCAGCTACGCAGTTGAAAAAGAAAGAGCCTTTAGGAATAGGCAACATCTTAATGGTTTGTAAATTATGTTGCATTTACCTCAAAATAGGTTCGATATTATTATTGTGTCAGAGTGATATCTTCTAATATCTGAAAATGGCTGATTAATATCTAGCAACTCGAATGAAGAATGTGGTGGGACGTGCGCATTTTCctgttttcctttcttctttgcAGCCGTTTTAATGCTAATAAGAtattttgttttttctctttGGTGTTGATTAATGCTGTCAATCTTGTCATTTTTGTTCATCTGTGTCTCAGCACTTGGTCGGGGCAAAGCTGGATGGTGCAAATTTGCTtggagctatcagatgatttataTTTCTCAGGGAACCATGGAGGATATGTTAGAGGTTAATAGCTGGTGAAGTCATGCCAAACATTTTAGGGGCCTCCAGGCGAAGTAGGATATGGGTGCCCCTTTTTATCTATGCAAATATATGAACCTAAtacatatttatttttttctttcatacACAACATAGATGAACTTGGGAGTAGGGAGTTCAATTTTTTTGTTCCAATATTTTAGGTTTGAAAGTCACCTAGCTGAATGCCAACCCTTATCATGGACTAGCTTCGCCGCTGCTTTACGGTGCATCCTGAATATATAATTCAGGACCAAGTCTTTGCCCGATAGAAGTCATATAATCTTGCTTGCCGACTCCAATTCGATTAGTGTTGACGCATTGTTAAGCCATGCGTGGTCCAACTGTGCGATAAAGAAACCGAGGTTGAGATTCTCCTTTTGATAAGCACTAAAATATGAGTCCAAATTTGTTCACGctcctctaacgagtgtatatttcacatgttCTTctaattggttgattatttaactgatgatCCAATTATCCTCCACGTTTAGAATCAAGGTCCTCGTTACATGACTCCCTATATTACATCAAGGATGGAGATTGAAATATGAAATATACACCCTTTAAGAGTAAAGGCTATGGGTAGTCTCCATTTGGAGACTAACTCGCCCATACGAACGAGTATGGCCACTGTGGGGAAATATAAAAGAAGGACTAGCCGGGGGACCGTCCCCCGTTTAATAGTTTTTTTGAAATCTTACGGGGACAGTCTCTcgtaagaaataaaaagaaatcttGACGGGGGACAATCCccgtctaaaagaaaaaaaatccaaacggGGACGGTCCCCCGTTTGTGTAGGAAGTCGATATCAGAAGCAATTCTCCTGAGTGTTTTCATTCTTCTTCAACATTTTCATGgttttttcatcttctccttcacTATAATCTTCAAAAACGATAAGCAATccgatttcttgaaaaataaatgTATCCCATTGATTAACGAGTAGAGGTAAATCCTATTCTAACAAAAAAATCgtttattgatattaatttcatCATCTTATTTAGGTTTTGGTTAAAAGTTAccctaatttgattttttttctaaattCTTGAAGGTGTTGAGCTAATTGGGATAATTGAGCCAATTAAAGGTATGATTCTTAGCTTAATCTTAATGTTGAGCGAATTAATTTTGTTTACCTCTTGTTtcattgttttaatttgattgatttataGCTTAATTTTGATAGATGGTTAATGACACTTGTTTTAGGGTTCATATAGAGAACAATGGATTATCCTATTTTGTCTTCTAAAGGTGAAGAAAATCATATATGCAACACTCTTGACATTGTAGATGGTGAACCTTCAATTAGATTTAGAGGTGGATGGAGCAATATGCATAATTTTTATGAAATTGTATGTAAAAATGAAAAATGTAAGTTATTTGTAGACCAATGTGGATTGGGTCGATTACTTGAGATAAATGTTTCGAAAGATGATCAACAACTCACACACGCAATTGTTGAGCGATTTTGGAAATGTACAAATACTTTTCATTTTCCTACATTTGAAATAGGGCTCATACCCAATGACTTCTCTTGGTTGACGGGTTTAGAAGTAGGAAAAGGAGTAAAGCTAGATTATGTAAATTGGTGTGATAAGGAAAATAGAGAAACTTGCTTGGAGTATGTTGAAAACCTTTTTCCCAATTTAGCTCAACTTATTTTCGATCAAGCCGAGAAAAAGAAAGCCGCGAAAAAGAAGAAAGCACTAGAAAAGGGGAAAGGGAAAGCCAAAACAACCGAGCAAGAAAGtgacgatgaagaagatattCATGAGAATTTGTAGCCGAAtgatagtgaagaagaaattggtgagaATGGGGAAAACAGAATTCGTGGTCTTGATGTGTCCTCCTATTTGAGCAAGAGGAGTGGTGGTATCAAATGTGTAGATATGTGTGATTGGTTGAAGACATTTAACGGAAAGGGTGGAGTGGCTATGGATCCATACTGGGATGAAATTGTCCGGGTTTTTATTTTATGGATGATTGATCAAGTGCTTATGCCAAATAGTGTATCCACCACAAAGGTAGGATGGTTATGTAACTTTGAGGAGTTGGATTTAGAAAACGTAGGTTTGATTGGGGATCTCCGACGTTGGCTTGTCTTTAT
This portion of the Papaver somniferum cultivar HN1 chromosome 11, ASM357369v1, whole genome shotgun sequence genome encodes:
- the LOC113323879 gene encoding FH protein interacting protein FIP2-like isoform X2, producing MSSPHPSLVRLNIGGKKFSTTVDTLTQREPDSMLAAMFSGRHTLSQDSEKGPVFVDRDGKHFRHILNWLRDGVIPVLKDSEYLELLREAEYYQLLDLSYVDFSFACLKNVFFSRANLQCAKFKDVDAGGSIFHNANLRECEFTGANLQGALLAGANLQSANLQDACLIECSFCGADLRTAHLQTADLTNANLEGANLEGANLKGAVLSGANLQGANLQRAYLRHVDLRDTHLVGAKLDGANLLGAIR
- the LOC113323879 gene encoding FH protein interacting protein FIP2-like isoform X1, which gives rise to MSSPHPSLVRLNIGGKKFSTTVDTLTQREPDSMLAAMFSGRHTLSQDSEKGPVFVDRDGKHFRHILNWLRDGVIPVLKDSEYLELLREAEYYQLLGLVEGINKVSSWRRDEDEPKENLKAELTRTDIIKCIQSEKVRFRGLNLSGLDLSKLDLSYVDFSFACLKNVFFSRANLQCAKFKDVDAGGSIFHNANLRECEFTGANLQGALLAGANLQSANLQDACLIECSFCGADLRTAHLQTADLTNANLEGANLEGANLKGAVLSGANLQGANLQRAYLRHVDLRDTHLVGAKLDGANLLGAIR